The DNA region AGGAGCTGAAGCATAATGAAAATAGTATCTGTAAAGGATGTCACTCTAGTGTCCAGCTCGATTGAGCGGGATGTCAGGGAGATTCTTTCGGCCAAGCTACAAATCGATGCTGAGCAAGTTGCTGGTGTGATAACCCTGGGTGAACTCGGGTTTGATTCGCTCGCGCTTTCTGATCTGGCGGAAGCAATGGAAGACAAGTTCGGGGTGCAGGTCCCCAACCGGATCCTGCCTGCGACACTTACACTCAATCAATTAGTGGCCCTCCTGAGTGGGCCCCATGAGAATGCTGAAGATGACCTTGTGACATCTGAACCAGCCGACTGAGTCGCTAATTTCCCAGCCGGGCAATACGCCACGATTTCTGGTGAAAGTACCATGCGAACCTGCAGAAACTTCAGGGATCGTGGCGGATTATAGAATGCCCATCGATCAGGGCGCCGCATAGGGCGGGGACATCTCGCACCAGCAATGAGATACCACTATGGACCTGATGAATACTTGGAACGGACAAAGCAATGCAGAGCCCCTCTCATGGAATGTCCACAGGCTTGCCGGCACGCTCGATCGATGGAAGCAACTGGTTGGACAGACCGCTGCGGTGCGGCGATGCGGCCCGAAAACGCTCTTGCTCTCCGAAAACAGTCCGGCTCGAAGGAGCTATCTGGTGGAAGAGGGAGTTATTGCCTTGAGCCATTACTTGAGCACGGGCAAACAGGTATTTCTGGCCCTGCGCTCCCGAGGCCAGATATTCGGGCACAGCCGGCACGTGCTGAATCATTCGTTTGAACTCTCCGCAAGCGCGTTGACGGATTGCGTGGTGCGAACGCTGGATTCGCAGTGGCTGATTGATCAGATCAGAGGCGGAGGTGATGCTGGCGTGCTGCTGATGGAGCAGCACGCCTTCGATCTCTATGAATCGGCCACGGCGCTGATTGACCTGGTCCATCTTGACGCTAGTGCCCGCCTGCGGAAGTTCCTGATCCAGTTCGCTGCCGCGGC from Terriglobia bacterium includes:
- a CDS encoding acyl carrier protein codes for the protein MKIVSVKDVTLVSSSIERDVREILSAKLQIDAEQVAGVITLGELGFDSLALSDLAEAMEDKFGVQVPNRILPATLTLNQLVALLSGPHENAEDDLVTSEPAD
- a CDS encoding Crp/Fnr family transcriptional regulator, with amino-acid sequence MDLMNTWNGQSNAEPLSWNVHRLAGTLDRWKQLVGQTAAVRRCGPKTLLLSENSPARRSYLVEEGVIALSHYLSTGKQVFLALRSRGQIFGHSRHVLNHSFELSASALTDCVVRTLDSQWLIDQIRGGGDAGVLLMEQHAFDLYESATALIDLVHLDASARLRKFLIQFAAAAGVPSSEEMHVKVPLTDGYLASLLGISPQQFSAVKRKLASEGKLRHMREKQTWIISTGHHQFMTTVA